One part of the Tenacibaculum sp. 190130A14a genome encodes these proteins:
- the rpsE gene encoding 30S ribosomal protein S5 — protein sequence MLGYKNVERVKPSGLELVDKLVGVQRVTKVTKGGRAFGFSAIVVVGDGNGVIGHGLGKSKDVSSAIAKAVEDAKKNLVRIPILNGTLPHEQKGKFGGAKVFIKPASNGTGVIAGGAVRAVLESVGVKDVLSKSQGSSNPHNVVKATFDALLQLRSAETIARQRGISLEKVFNG from the coding sequence ATGTTAGGATATAAAAACGTAGAAAGAGTAAAACCAAGCGGATTAGAGCTTGTTGATAAATTAGTAGGAGTACAACGTGTTACCAAAGTAACTAAAGGGGGTAGAGCATTTGGTTTCTCTGCAATCGTAGTTGTTGGAGACGGTAACGGTGTAATCGGACACGGATTAGGAAAGTCTAAAGATGTTTCTTCAGCAATTGCTAAGGCAGTAGAAGACGCTAAGAAGAACTTAGTTCGTATTCCAATCTTAAACGGAACATTACCTCACGAGCAAAAAGGTAAATTTGGTGGAGCAAAAGTATTCATCAAGCCTGCTTCAAATGGTACCGGAGTTATTGCTGGTGGTGCTGTACGTGCGGTATTAGAATCAGTAGGTGTAAAGGACGTATTATCAAAGTCTCAAGGATCATCTAACCCTCACAATGTAGTAAAAGCTACTTTTGATGCTTTATTACAATTACGTAGCGCTGAAACTATCGCTAGACAAAGAGGTATATCTTTAGAGAAAGTTTTTAACGGATAA
- the rpmD gene encoding 50S ribosomal protein L30, whose translation MSKIRVTQVKSQIGRLKNQKRTLEALGLRKMNQTVEHEATATILGMVNKVQHLVSVEEVK comes from the coding sequence ATGAGTAAAATTAGAGTTACACAAGTAAAAAGTCAAATCGGTCGCCTTAAAAACCAAAAGAGAACGTTAGAGGCGTTAGGATTACGTAAAATGAACCAAACTGTAGAGCACGAAGCAACTGCTACAATTTTGGGTATGGTAAATAAAGTTCAACACTTAGTTTCTGTAGAAGAAGTTAAATAA